One genomic window of Devosia salina includes the following:
- a CDS encoding retropepsin-like aspartic protease family protein — protein MIFIGIALVIAAGLVLMISADAGSLIGLTQMQTAQLVPLVVLLVIFAGGLFTRRHRASELVGGVLLWGGLFGVAMVTYAYRDELLGVMGRVAGELQPGVALVDANAGTATFRRGMSGHFEVNATINGHTTPMVFDTGASAVVLTIDDAIAAGVNVEGLRYVVPVSTANGQGMAARTRLDSIEVGGIVRRNLTAFVTQDGALDTSLLGMTFLETLSRYSVTQNSLELVD, from the coding sequence ATGATCTTTATCGGCATTGCCCTGGTCATCGCTGCCGGCCTCGTCCTGATGATCAGCGCCGATGCGGGCAGCCTGATCGGCCTCACGCAGATGCAGACCGCCCAATTGGTGCCGCTCGTGGTCTTGCTGGTGATCTTTGCCGGCGGCCTGTTTACCCGGCGCCATCGCGCCTCTGAACTGGTGGGCGGTGTGCTGCTCTGGGGTGGGCTGTTTGGCGTGGCCATGGTGACCTATGCCTATCGCGACGAATTGCTGGGGGTCATGGGACGAGTGGCAGGCGAGCTGCAACCCGGCGTGGCGCTGGTCGATGCCAATGCGGGCACGGCCACCTTCCGCCGCGGCATGAGCGGGCATTTCGAGGTCAATGCCACGATCAATGGGCATACGACCCCGATGGTCTTCGATACTGGCGCCAGCGCCGTGGTGCTGACAATTGACGACGCCATTGCGGCGGGGGTCAATGTCGAGGGGCTGCGTTACGTCGTGCCGGTGTCGACCGCCAATGGCCAGGGAATGGCGGCGCGAACGCGGCTCGACAGCATCGAGGTGGGCGGCATCGTGCGGCGCAACCTGACGGCCTTCGTTACCCAGGACGGCGCGCTGGACACCAGCCTTCTGGGCATGACTTTCCTTGAAACGCTCAGCCGCTACAGCGTCACGCAGAATTCCCTGGAACTGGTCGATTAG
- a CDS encoding FGGY-family carbohydrate kinase, with the protein MTNSAPQTVAVIDIGKTNAKVVLIDSVTRAQLAAEGTPNSVLADGPYPHADVERLWQFICGCLRRFHAAHGIGGISITTHGATGALLAGDALALPVLDYEFDGPEETGATYGRVRPEFAETLSPRLPNGLNWGAQLFWQSQRFPEAFGRVTAIVPYPQYWAWRLTGQLASEVTSLGCHTDLWAPDRADFSSMVDALGWRSLFPPVRPAASVIGTLLPAVAAETGLPASTPVTCGIHDSNASLLPHLGRHEAPFTIVSTGTWTILMTVGGDTGALDPKRDSLANVDAFGRPVPTARFMGGREFDTLVPVIAEPGPADIAHVIAQDVQVLPSFAPGVGPFGDRDGRWTIDPGTLSAAQRTAAASLYLALVARACLDLCGLGHSITLEGPLARNRLFGAALARLSGVPVLASGDATGTSLGASLLFGGRLPETDGSHAIAPLQVDGFDAYVDRWQARVSER; encoded by the coding sequence ATGACCAATTCCGCACCGCAAACCGTCGCTGTCATCGATATCGGCAAGACCAATGCCAAGGTGGTGCTGATCGACAGCGTGACACGCGCGCAGCTGGCGGCCGAAGGCACGCCCAACAGCGTCCTCGCCGACGGCCCCTATCCCCATGCCGATGTGGAGCGTCTGTGGCAGTTCATTTGTGGCTGCCTGCGCCGCTTCCACGCTGCCCATGGCATCGGGGGGATTTCAATCACCACCCATGGGGCCACCGGCGCCCTGCTCGCCGGGGATGCGCTGGCGCTGCCGGTGCTCGACTATGAATTCGATGGCCCTGAGGAAACCGGCGCGACCTATGGCCGGGTGCGTCCGGAATTTGCCGAGACGCTGTCGCCGCGCCTGCCGAACGGGCTCAACTGGGGTGCGCAGCTCTTCTGGCAATCGCAGCGGTTCCCCGAAGCGTTCGGCCGGGTCACGGCAATCGTGCCCTATCCACAATATTGGGCGTGGCGGCTGACGGGCCAGCTTGCCAGCGAGGTCACCTCGCTGGGCTGCCATACCGACCTCTGGGCGCCGGACCGGGCGGACTTTTCAAGCATGGTGGATGCGCTGGGATGGCGGAGCCTGTTCCCGCCCGTGCGCCCCGCCGCCTCGGTCATCGGAACATTGCTGCCCGCAGTCGCGGCGGAAACCGGCCTGCCCGCCAGCACGCCGGTGACCTGTGGCATCCACGATTCCAATGCGTCGCTGCTGCCCCATCTTGGGCGGCACGAGGCGCCGTTCACCATCGTTTCGACCGGCACCTGGACCATCCTGATGACAGTGGGGGGTGATACCGGGGCACTCGACCCCAAGCGCGACAGCCTCGCCAATGTCGACGCCTTCGGCCGCCCGGTGCCGACCGCCCGGTTCATGGGTGGACGCGAATTCGACACCCTGGTGCCGGTTATCGCCGAGCCTGGCCCGGCCGATATCGCGCATGTCATCGCCCAGGACGTGCAGGTATTGCCCAGCTTCGCGCCGGGCGTCGGCCCGTTCGGCGACCGCGACGGGCGATGGACAATTGATCCGGGGACGCTGAGCGCCGCCCAGCGGACCGCTGCGGCCTCGCTCTACCTGGCGCTGGTGGCCCGGGCCTGCCTCGACCTCTGCGGGCTGGGCCACAGCATCACGCTCGAGGGGCCGCTGGCACGCAATCGCCTGTTCGGCGCGGCGCTGGCACGGCTGTCCGGCGTCCCGGTGCTGGCCTCGGGCGACGCAACCGGAACCAGCCTGGGGGCCAGCCTGTTGTTCGGGGGACGCTTGCCGGAAAC
- the dusA gene encoding tRNA dihydrouridine(20/20a) synthase DusA — translation MLQAKPDIATPLERARRFSVAPMMDWTDRHCRFLHRLLTRQSLLFTEMVNSGAIVHGDAERHLRFDAVEHPVALQLGGSDPAELAEACRIAETFGYDEINLNVGCPSDRVQSGRFGACLMAEPELVAECVRAMRDATDRPVTVKCRIGIDDQDTEQSLDRFADAMVAAGVAALYLHARKAWLQGLSPKENRTIPPLDYPRVYRLGARLAPLPTMINGGIDTLDQAAGHLEHMDGVMLGRAAYHNPLLLAEVDARFFGDTRTIPDLAGIMGTMADYAETQRGQGTRLNAIARHMLGLANGRPGARQFRQIMSVDACRPGAGPEVFMRALAVVEDRALADAG, via the coding sequence TTGCTGCAGGCGAAACCGGACATTGCCACACCGCTGGAGCGCGCCCGCCGCTTCTCCGTGGCCCCCATGATGGACTGGACGGACCGGCATTGCCGCTTCCTCCATCGCCTGCTGACGCGCCAAAGCCTGCTCTTCACCGAAATGGTCAATTCCGGCGCCATCGTCCATGGCGACGCCGAGCGACACCTGCGTTTCGACGCCGTCGAGCATCCGGTAGCGCTGCAATTGGGCGGCTCGGACCCGGCGGAACTGGCAGAGGCCTGCCGGATTGCCGAAACCTTCGGCTATGACGAGATCAACCTCAATGTCGGCTGCCCCTCCGACCGGGTGCAGTCCGGGCGCTTCGGCGCCTGCCTGATGGCCGAGCCGGAGCTGGTGGCCGAATGCGTCCGCGCCATGCGCGATGCGACCGACCGGCCGGTGACAGTCAAATGCCGCATCGGCATTGACGATCAGGACACCGAGCAGAGCCTCGACCGCTTTGCCGATGCCATGGTCGCGGCCGGCGTCGCGGCGCTCTATCTGCATGCCCGCAAGGCCTGGCTGCAGGGCTTGAGCCCCAAGGAAAACCGCACCATTCCGCCGCTCGATTATCCGCGCGTCTATCGGCTGGGCGCCAGGCTGGCGCCATTGCCCACCATGATCAATGGCGGTATCGACACGCTGGACCAGGCGGCCGGACACCTTGAGCACATGGATGGCGTCATGCTGGGCCGCGCCGCCTACCACAATCCCCTGCTGCTCGCCGAAGTGGACGCCCGCTTCTTTGGCGACACCCGCACCATACCGGATCTGGCCGGCATCATGGGCACCATGGCCGATTACGCCGAGACCCAGCGCGGCCAGGGCACAAGGCTCAACGCCATCGCGCGCCATATGCTCGGCCTTGCCAATGGCCGCCCCGGCGCGCGCCAGTTCCGCCAGATCATGAGTGTCGATGCCTGCCGCCCGGGCGCCGGGCCCGAGGTGTTCATGCGCGCTCTGGCGGTGGTGGAAGACCGGGCCCTGGCCGACGCCGGCTAA
- a CDS encoding universal stress protein: MINQSDLDQSAVRCIVLGCKYNQGAKEFAMYSNIVCAVDGSELSTKALRHALGLAAKTGGKVTAVTVTEPSIVLAPGAEIMMVDTSSIIADLEKAKAESAKGILADAEAAAKTAGASVTGIHIANSPAAEGILQAAKEIKADLVVMGSHGRRGLGRLLLGSQAAEVLAHTDLPVLIVK, translated from the coding sequence ATGATCAACCAGTCTGATCTGGATCAAAGCGCGGTGCGATGCATTGTTCTAGGGTGCAAGTACAATCAAGGGGCAAAGGAGTTCGCCATGTATTCCAATATTGTCTGCGCAGTCGACGGTTCGGAATTGAGCACGAAGGCGCTCCGGCATGCGCTGGGGCTTGCGGCCAAGACCGGCGGCAAGGTGACGGCGGTGACCGTGACGGAGCCGTCCATCGTGCTGGCACCGGGGGCGGAAATCATGATGGTCGATACCAGCTCGATCATTGCTGACCTGGAGAAGGCCAAGGCCGAGTCGGCCAAGGGCATCCTGGCCGATGCAGAGGCCGCCGCGAAGACGGCCGGGGCATCCGTGACAGGCATTCATATTGCCAACAGCCCGGCGGCAGAGGGAATTTTGCAGGCCGCCAAGGAGATCAAGGCAGACCTGGTGGTGATGGGATCGCATGGCCGGCGCGGCCTTGGGCGGCTGCTGCTCGGCAGCCAGGCGGCCGAGGTGCTGGCGCATACCGACCTGCCGGTGCTGATCGTCAAATAG
- a CDS encoding methyltransferase family protein has protein sequence MPIPPDGYVVLALAVAVLLEAVLPLPILPPAAWWGPLVPIALVPAIAGLALEVAAARALAGSGTSTRPNDAPAALVTDGVFRWSRNPFYCGILLLVAGIMIAASLDWGMIVLPFTWLALDRLVIPVEERRLERAFGQTYLDYTARTRRWI, from the coding sequence ATGCCGATCCCGCCCGATGGCTATGTGGTTCTCGCACTTGCCGTCGCAGTCCTGCTTGAGGCGGTGCTGCCCCTGCCCATCTTGCCGCCGGCGGCATGGTGGGGACCGCTGGTTCCCATTGCCTTGGTTCCGGCAATCGCCGGCCTGGCACTCGAGGTTGCGGCGGCCCGGGCCCTGGCGGGCAGCGGCACCTCCACGCGGCCCAACGATGCACCCGCGGCGCTGGTGACGGACGGCGTCTTCCGCTGGTCTCGCAATCCCTTCTATTGCGGTATTCTGTTGCTGGTGGCCGGAATCATGATCGCGGCCAGCCTCGATTGGGGCATGATAGTGCTGCCATTCACGTGGCTGGCACTTGACCGCCTGGTCATTCCGGTAGAGGAACGCCGCCTTGAGCGCGCCTTCGGGCAAACCTATCTGGACTACACGGCCAGGACGCGCCGCTGGATCTGA